Proteins encoded in a region of the bacterium genome:
- a CDS encoding glutamine synthetase III, with protein sequence MGKNAIPELFGANVFNDRVMKERLPKDAYKAMRQTIDKGLPLKSETAAVVANAMKDWAIERGATHYTHWFQPLTGATAEKHDSFITPTDDGGVIMEFSGKQLIQGEPDASSFPSGGLRATFEARGYTAWDATSPAFLKEDAAGDVTLCIPTAFYSYHGEALDKKTPLLRSMKAVSDQALRVLRALGDTTATRVVSTVGPEQEYFLVEKDRYADRLDLIACGRTLFGAAPPKGQELEDQYFGAIKDRVAAFMKDLDIQLWKMGITSKTKHNEVAPAQFEMAPIFSTTNIAADHNQLVMETMQKVALRHDMVCLLHEKPYAGINGSGKHNNWSLSTDTGLNLLEPGHTPHENAQFLVFLAALLIAVDTHADILRGTCGSSGNDHRLGANEAPPAIISIFLGEELTNILFKLARGEKAASSERAYLKVGVDTLPELPKDNTDRNRTSPFAFTGNKFEFRMVGSSQSISGPNVALNTTVAEALDNIATRLEKAKDKNAEISAIIKDAVNKHGRIIFNGNNYAEEWVREAARRGLPNVRNTVDALKAFITPKSLALFAKYKVLSHEETHSRYEIYVEQYAKHINIEARTASQMVRRQFLPVAMLYMTELGNSVKAAGAAAKVQKALLAEIGALVVSADKNVKLVEKETDKAHGAGSAEKSAAAFRDKVVPALRALRADVDALESVCPADLWPVPTYADLLFKL encoded by the coding sequence ATGGGCAAGAACGCGATACCTGAACTCTTCGGCGCCAACGTCTTCAATGACCGGGTCATGAAGGAGCGGCTGCCGAAGGACGCCTACAAGGCGATGCGGCAGACGATCGACAAGGGCCTGCCGCTGAAGTCCGAGACGGCGGCGGTCGTGGCCAACGCGATGAAGGACTGGGCGATCGAGCGCGGCGCCACGCACTACACGCACTGGTTCCAGCCGCTGACCGGCGCCACCGCCGAGAAGCACGACTCGTTCATCACGCCCACCGACGACGGCGGCGTGATCATGGAGTTCTCCGGCAAGCAGCTCATCCAGGGCGAGCCGGACGCCTCCTCGTTCCCCTCCGGCGGCCTGCGCGCCACCTTCGAGGCCCGCGGCTACACCGCCTGGGACGCCACGTCGCCGGCGTTCCTCAAGGAGGACGCGGCCGGGGACGTCACGCTCTGCATCCCGACGGCCTTCTACTCCTACCACGGCGAGGCGCTCGACAAGAAGACGCCGCTGCTGCGCTCGATGAAGGCCGTCTCCGACCAGGCGCTGCGCGTGCTGCGGGCCCTTGGCGACACCACCGCGACGCGCGTGGTCTCCACCGTCGGCCCCGAGCAGGAGTACTTCCTCGTCGAGAAGGACCGCTACGCGGACCGCCTCGACCTCATCGCCTGCGGCCGCACGCTCTTCGGCGCCGCCCCGCCCAAGGGGCAGGAGCTGGAGGACCAGTACTTCGGCGCGATCAAGGACCGCGTCGCGGCCTTCATGAAGGACCTCGACATCCAGCTCTGGAAGATGGGCATCACCTCCAAGACCAAGCACAACGAGGTGGCGCCGGCGCAGTTCGAGATGGCGCCGATCTTCTCGACGACCAACATCGCCGCCGACCACAACCAGCTCGTCATGGAGACGATGCAGAAGGTCGCGCTGCGCCACGACATGGTCTGCCTGCTGCACGAGAAGCCGTACGCCGGCATCAACGGCTCGGGCAAGCACAACAACTGGTCGCTCTCGACCGACACCGGCCTCAACCTCCTGGAGCCCGGCCACACGCCGCACGAGAACGCCCAGTTCCTCGTCTTCCTCGCGGCGCTGCTGATCGCGGTCGACACGCACGCCGACATCCTGCGCGGCACCTGCGGCTCCTCCGGCAACGACCACCGCCTCGGCGCGAACGAGGCCCCGCCGGCGATCATCTCGATCTTCCTCGGCGAGGAGCTGACGAACATCCTCTTCAAGCTCGCCCGGGGCGAGAAGGCCGCCTCCTCGGAGCGGGCCTACCTCAAGGTCGGCGTGGACACGCTCCCGGAGCTGCCGAAGGACAACACGGACCGCAACCGGACCTCGCCGTTCGCCTTCACCGGCAACAAGTTCGAGTTCCGCATGGTCGGCTCCTCGCAGTCGATCTCCGGCCCGAACGTCGCGCTCAACACCACGGTGGCGGAGGCGCTCGACAACATCGCCACGCGCCTCGAGAAGGCCAAGGACAAGAACGCCGAGATCTCGGCGATCATCAAGGACGCGGTCAACAAGCACGGCCGGATCATCTTCAACGGCAACAACTACGCCGAGGAGTGGGTCCGGGAAGCCGCCCGCCGCGGCCTGCCGAACGTGCGCAACACGGTGGACGCCCTCAAGGCCTTCATCACGCCGAAGTCGCTGGCCCTGTTCGCGAAGTACAAGGTGCTCTCGCACGAGGAGACGCACTCGCGCTACGAGATCTACGTCGAGCAGTACGCGAAGCACATCAATATCGAGGCGCGCACGGCGTCGCAGATGGTGCGCCGCCAGTTCCTCCCGGTCGCGATGCTCTACATGACCGAGCTGGGCAACTCGGTGAAGGCCGCGGGCGCGGCCGCGAAGGTGCAGAAGGCGCTGCTGGCCGAGATCGGCGCCCTGGTCGTCTCCGCGGACAAGAACGTCAAGCTCGTGGAGAAGGAGACCGACAAGGCGCACGGGGCCGGCAGCGCCGAGAAGAGCGCCGCAGCCTTCCGCGACAAGGTCGTCCCGGCGCTGCGCGCCCTGCGCGCCGACGTCGATGCCCTCGAGAGCGTCTGCCCGGCGGACCTCTGGCCCGTGCCGACCTACGCCGACCTGCTCTTCAAGCTCTAG
- a CDS encoding methylenetetrahydrofolate reductase encodes MKTAISNLQRVLESGAFAVTAECGPPRGADPDVVIRKGLLLKKCTDAVNVTDNQTAIVRMSSIAASALLRSVGVEPVAQMVCRDRNRIALQSDALGASALGIRNLLCLSGDHQKFGNQPQGKNVYDIDSMQLLRAVTDMVEKGRFIADDFQMDAPPRLFVGAAENPFADPFEYRVDRLEKKIAHGARFIQTQCVFNLEKFGKFMALVRKRGLHRKAHILAGVTPIKSAAMARYMRDKVAGMDVPEELIARVAKHKGEEARAEGIRICVETIQKLRRMEGVAGVHIMAIEWEEAVPQIVEMAGLLPRP; translated from the coding sequence GTGAAGACGGCCATCAGCAACCTCCAGCGTGTTCTCGAGAGCGGCGCCTTCGCCGTCACCGCCGAGTGCGGGCCGCCGCGCGGCGCCGACCCCGACGTCGTCATCCGCAAGGGGCTGCTCCTCAAGAAGTGCACCGACGCCGTGAACGTCACCGACAACCAGACCGCGATCGTGCGCATGAGCTCCATCGCGGCCTCGGCGCTGCTGCGCTCCGTCGGCGTCGAGCCGGTGGCGCAGATGGTCTGCCGCGACCGCAACCGCATCGCGCTGCAGAGCGACGCGCTCGGCGCCTCGGCGCTCGGCATCCGCAACCTGCTCTGCCTCAGCGGCGACCACCAGAAGTTCGGCAACCAGCCGCAGGGCAAGAACGTCTACGACATCGACTCGATGCAACTGCTGCGGGCGGTCACGGACATGGTCGAGAAGGGGCGCTTCATCGCCGACGACTTCCAGATGGACGCGCCGCCGCGGCTGTTCGTCGGCGCGGCCGAGAACCCGTTCGCCGACCCCTTCGAGTACCGGGTCGACCGGCTCGAGAAGAAGATCGCGCACGGGGCGCGGTTCATCCAGACGCAGTGCGTCTTCAACCTCGAGAAGTTCGGGAAGTTCATGGCGCTCGTGCGCAAGCGCGGGCTGCACAGGAAGGCGCACATCCTCGCCGGCGTGACGCCGATCAAGAGCGCCGCGATGGCCCGCTACATGCGCGACAAGGTCGCCGGGATGGACGTGCCCGAGGAGCTGATCGCCCGCGTCGCGAAGCACAAGGGCGAGGAGGCGCGCGCCGAGGGGATCCGCATCTGCGTGGAGACGATCCAGAAGCTCCGCAGGATGGAGGGGGTCGCCGGCGTGCACATCATGGCCATCGAGTGGGAGGAGGCGGTGCCGCAGATCGTGGAGATGGCGGGACTGCTGCCCCGGCCGTAG
- a CDS encoding glutamate synthase subunit beta — MGKPTGFIEYEREDAPKRPVAERVRDFREIELALPEDRLRRQAGRCMDCGVPYCHSFGCPLANRIPDWNDMVWRGHWRRALDSLHATNNLPEITGRICPAPCESSCTLGINAPAVSIRQIELAIVERGWREGWIVPQPAPRRSGKKAAVVGSGPAGLAAAQQLARAGHAVVVYEKADGLGGILRYGIPDFKLEKWVLDRRIAQMEAEGVVFETRVEAGRDVSVNYLRRTFDAVVVAAGSRVPRDIRLPGRDLAGVILAMDYLTAQNRRVAGGAGGTSAKPDLTAAGRRVVVVGGGDTGADCVGTARRQGAAEITQVEILPEPPRERAADNPWPHWPQVLRTGTSHDEGCTRLWGVSTKEVLSDPAGHVRALLCVRVAWSPPDAAGRRSFEEVAGSAFELPADLVVLAMGFVHTEHSALVTDFGLELNPGACLLTDADLMTSAPGVFAAGDCVLGARLIVTAIDHGRRAAAAADRWLREG; from the coding sequence ATGGGCAAGCCCACCGGCTTCATCGAGTACGAGCGCGAGGACGCACCCAAGCGTCCGGTCGCGGAGCGTGTGCGCGACTTCCGCGAGATCGAGCTGGCGCTCCCCGAGGACCGGCTGCGCCGCCAGGCGGGGCGCTGCATGGACTGCGGCGTCCCCTACTGCCACAGCTTCGGCTGCCCGCTCGCCAACCGGATCCCCGACTGGAACGACATGGTCTGGCGCGGGCACTGGCGGCGCGCGCTCGATTCGCTGCACGCCACGAACAACCTGCCGGAGATCACCGGACGCATCTGCCCCGCGCCCTGCGAGAGCTCGTGCACCCTCGGCATCAACGCACCGGCGGTGAGCATCCGCCAGATCGAGCTGGCGATCGTCGAGCGCGGGTGGCGCGAGGGGTGGATCGTCCCGCAGCCGGCGCCGCGCCGCAGCGGGAAGAAGGCCGCCGTCGTCGGCTCGGGCCCGGCGGGGCTCGCGGCGGCGCAGCAGCTGGCGCGCGCCGGCCACGCCGTCGTCGTCTACGAGAAGGCCGACGGGCTCGGCGGCATCCTGCGCTACGGCATCCCGGACTTCAAGCTGGAGAAGTGGGTGCTCGACCGCCGCATCGCGCAGATGGAGGCCGAGGGCGTGGTCTTCGAGACCCGCGTCGAGGCCGGGAGGGACGTTTCGGTGAACTACCTGCGGCGCACGTTCGACGCGGTCGTCGTGGCCGCCGGCTCGCGCGTGCCGCGCGACATCCGCCTCCCCGGGCGCGACCTGGCGGGAGTGATCCTCGCGATGGACTACCTGACGGCGCAGAATCGGCGGGTGGCGGGGGGCGCCGGGGGGACGTCCGCCAAACCGGACCTCACCGCCGCCGGCAGGCGCGTCGTCGTGGTCGGCGGGGGAGACACGGGCGCGGACTGCGTCGGCACCGCCCGGCGGCAGGGGGCGGCCGAGATCACGCAGGTGGAGATCCTCCCCGAGCCTCCACGCGAGCGGGCCGCCGACAACCCCTGGCCCCACTGGCCGCAGGTGCTGCGCACGGGCACCTCGCACGACGAGGGCTGCACGCGGCTCTGGGGCGTCTCGACCAAGGAGGTCCTCAGCGACCCCGCCGGGCACGTCCGGGCACTGCTCTGCGTGCGGGTCGCCTGGAGCCCGCCGGATGCCGCGGGGCGCCGCTCCTTCGAGGAGGTCGCCGGCTCGGCGTTCGAGCTGCCGGCCGACCTGGTGGTGCTTGCGATGGGCTTCGTGCACACCGAGCACAGCGCGCTGGTGACGGACTTCGGCCTCGAGCTCAACCCCGGCGCCTGCCTCCTCACCGACGCCGACCTCATGACCTCGGCGCCGGGTGTCTTCGCCGCCGGCGACTGCGTGCTGGGCGCGCGGCTGATCGTCACCGCGATAGACCATGGGCGCCGGGCGGCCGCCGCGGCGGACCGCTGGCTCAGGGAGGGCTGA
- a CDS encoding methylenetetrahydrofolate reductase C-terminal domain-containing protein: MIVGERKPFEEIKALLGDSARVLLVGCGTCVKVCFTGGDKEVAVLASQLRLAAAKARKKKVFDELTVERQCEIEFVDEVAKALPGHDVIMSMACGAGAQMLASRFPQVPVLPAVNTTFLGVLERQGLFLENCQGCGACVLGTFGGICPVSRCAKSLFNGPCGGSQGGKCEIGGDVPCAWAQIIERLTKLGQLGNLKAAVAPKDWRSARHGGPRKLVREDNIL; the protein is encoded by the coding sequence ATGATAGTCGGCGAGAGGAAACCGTTCGAGGAGATCAAGGCGCTCCTCGGGGACAGCGCCCGGGTGCTGCTGGTCGGCTGCGGCACCTGCGTGAAGGTCTGCTTCACGGGGGGCGACAAGGAGGTGGCGGTGCTCGCCTCCCAGCTGCGCCTGGCGGCGGCCAAGGCCAGGAAGAAAAAGGTCTTCGACGAGCTGACGGTCGAGCGCCAGTGCGAGATCGAGTTCGTCGACGAGGTCGCGAAGGCGCTCCCCGGCCACGACGTCATCATGTCCATGGCCTGCGGTGCGGGCGCCCAGATGCTCGCCAGCCGCTTCCCGCAGGTCCCGGTGCTCCCCGCGGTCAACACCACCTTCCTCGGGGTGCTCGAGCGCCAGGGGCTCTTCCTGGAAAACTGCCAGGGGTGCGGCGCCTGCGTGCTCGGGACCTTCGGCGGCATCTGCCCGGTCTCGCGCTGCGCCAAGAGCCTCTTCAACGGCCCGTGCGGCGGCTCCCAGGGCGGCAAGTGCGAGATCGGCGGCGACGTCCCCTGCGCCTGGGCCCAGATCATCGAGCGGCTGACGAAGCTCGGCCAGCTCGGCAACCTCAAGGCGGCGGTGGCGCCGAAGGACTGGCGCAGCGCCCGCCACGGCGGGCCGCGCAAGCTCGTGCGGGAGGACAACATCCTGTGA
- the gltB gene encoding glutamate synthase large subunit, which produces MGRSLIDGQAKRGNCGVGFVARLDGVPRHDVVELGARVLVNLEHRGAVGGDKTTGDGAGLLLQVPDRFLRAEAARLGFELPPAGAYGAGMVFLPPGAAEAARCVALIERLAAAEGLPALGWRDVPVFANHLGDFSRATLPAIRQVFLRAGALADDALERKLYVVRRLAEREAAGWGEAVTPYFCVPSLSARTVLYKGMLTGTQLLPFYPDLTQPQFESALALVHQRYSTNTLPSWPLSQPFRFLAHNGEINTLRGNVNRMRAREAILASELFGDDLAKLTPVIQEDGSDSAMLDNALELLVLGGRSLPHAMMMLIPEAWGPRYQISEDRRAFYEYHAAIMEPWDGPAAVAFTDGRVIGGILDRNGLRPARWTETRDGLVVLASESGVIPFEPERILRRGRLQPGRMFLVDLDEHRVVPDREIKARIARQRPYRNWVHANRIELRGLFEASEIPAEEPARLRARQHAHGYTEEECRMVLGPMAARGQEAVGSMGNDAALAVLSRRPVTLFSYFKQLFAQVTNPPIDPLREELVMSLMSFIGRQRNLLEETPAHVRQLKLRQPFLTPEDMEHLRRAAHPDVRTADLDMTFPAGGDGAALERALDRLFAEAERAIGEGATVLVLTDRAIGPERAPIPALLAAAGLHHHLIRAGLRNHAGIVLEGGEPREVMHFALLFGYGTNAVCPTTALATVRELAEGGLLETPVTPAQALDNYITALKKGLLKTFSRMGISTLRSFFGSQIFEAVGIGAAVVDRYFAGTPSRIGGIGLEQIASDANARHRGGWCESGCPAGLLESGGDYHLRVDGESHTLGPVAISKLQEAVRRNDERIFREYVAAVNAGLRRTTLRGQLDFVPGAPVPLGEVEPEEAIIRRFVSAAMSFGSISPEAHEAIAIAMNRLGARSNCGEGGEDPARAVPLPNGDSRRSRVRQVASGRFGVTLEYLRGADELQIKVAQGAKPGEGGQLPGHKVSRDIARVRHTTPYVTLISPPPHHDIYSIEDLAQLIFDLKVANPSARVSVKLVSEAGVGTIASGVAKAKADMVLISGFDGGTGASPLTAIRHCGLPWELGLAETQQSLVANRLRDRIRVQVDGQLRTGRDLAIAALLGAEEFGFGTIVLVALGCIMMRKCHLNTCPVGVATQDPELRRRFGGAADHVERFFRFLARDLREQMAALGFRTVDEMVGRTERLAAAPAADHPKARLLDFTAVVRPRIFDAGEPARRCVRTQEHELAAHFDHELIRRAAPALERGEPVAIALPVRNVHRTVGTLLAGEVLARFGAAGLPDGAIALTLSGSVGQSAGAFLCAGITLRIEGDANDYVGKGLSGGRIVVVPPPGATFVPHQSTIAGNVVLYGATGGEVFLNGRAGERFAVRNSGAAAVVEGVGDHGCEYMTGGTVVVLGRTGVNFAAGMSGGVAYVYDETGLFDTRCNLDMVDLEGVWIPSDQAELRALIERHLALTGSAQARMLLESWQSRLPYFVKVMPIEYRTSLERMRREAELQAETVSATEEVFD; this is translated from the coding sequence ATGGGGCGCAGCCTGATCGACGGCCAGGCGAAGCGGGGCAACTGCGGCGTCGGCTTCGTCGCCCGGCTCGACGGCGTGCCGCGGCACGATGTCGTCGAGCTGGGCGCGCGGGTGCTCGTGAACCTCGAGCACCGCGGCGCGGTCGGGGGAGACAAGACCACCGGTGACGGGGCGGGCCTGCTGCTGCAGGTCCCCGACCGCTTCCTCCGCGCGGAGGCCGCGCGGCTCGGCTTCGAGCTGCCGCCCGCCGGCGCGTACGGCGCCGGCATGGTCTTTCTCCCCCCCGGCGCGGCCGAGGCGGCCCGCTGCGTCGCGCTGATCGAGCGGCTCGCGGCTGCCGAGGGGCTTCCCGCGCTTGGCTGGCGCGACGTCCCCGTCTTCGCGAACCACCTCGGCGACTTCTCGCGCGCGACCCTCCCGGCGATCCGCCAGGTCTTCCTTCGGGCCGGCGCGCTGGCCGACGACGCCCTCGAGCGCAAGCTCTACGTCGTACGGCGGCTGGCGGAGCGCGAGGCCGCCGGCTGGGGCGAGGCCGTAACCCCGTACTTCTGCGTGCCGAGCCTCTCGGCGCGCACGGTGCTCTACAAGGGTATGCTCACGGGCACGCAGCTGCTCCCCTTCTACCCGGACCTGACGCAGCCGCAGTTCGAGAGCGCGCTGGCGCTCGTCCACCAGCGCTATTCGACGAACACGCTCCCCTCCTGGCCGCTCTCGCAGCCCTTCCGCTTCCTGGCGCACAACGGCGAGATCAACACGCTCCGCGGCAACGTGAACCGGATGCGCGCCCGCGAGGCGATCCTCGCCTCGGAGCTCTTCGGCGACGACCTGGCGAAGCTCACGCCGGTCATCCAGGAGGACGGCTCGGACTCCGCGATGCTCGACAACGCCCTCGAGCTGCTCGTGCTCGGCGGCCGCTCGCTGCCGCACGCGATGATGATGCTCATCCCCGAGGCCTGGGGCCCGCGCTACCAGATCAGCGAGGACCGGCGCGCGTTCTACGAGTACCACGCAGCGATCATGGAGCCCTGGGACGGCCCGGCCGCCGTCGCCTTCACCGACGGGCGCGTGATCGGCGGCATCCTCGACCGCAACGGCCTGCGCCCGGCGCGCTGGACGGAGACGCGCGACGGCCTCGTCGTGCTCGCCTCCGAGTCCGGCGTCATCCCCTTCGAGCCCGAACGGATCCTGCGCCGCGGCCGGCTGCAGCCGGGGCGGATGTTCCTCGTCGATCTCGACGAGCACCGCGTGGTCCCGGACCGCGAGATCAAGGCGCGCATCGCGCGCCAGCGCCCCTACCGCAACTGGGTGCACGCCAACCGCATCGAGCTGCGCGGGCTCTTCGAGGCCTCGGAGATCCCCGCCGAGGAGCCGGCGCGCCTGCGCGCCCGCCAGCATGCCCACGGGTACACCGAGGAGGAGTGTCGCATGGTGCTCGGGCCGATGGCCGCGCGCGGCCAGGAGGCGGTCGGGTCCATGGGCAACGACGCGGCGCTGGCGGTGCTCTCGCGCCGGCCGGTGACGCTGTTTTCCTACTTCAAGCAGCTCTTCGCGCAGGTCACCAACCCGCCGATCGACCCGCTGCGCGAGGAGCTGGTGATGTCGCTCATGAGCTTCATCGGGCGCCAGCGCAACCTGCTCGAGGAGACGCCGGCGCACGTGCGCCAGCTCAAGCTGCGCCAGCCCTTCCTGACGCCGGAGGACATGGAGCACCTGCGGCGGGCCGCCCACCCCGACGTGCGCACCGCGGACCTCGACATGACCTTCCCGGCGGGGGGCGACGGCGCGGCGCTCGAGCGGGCCCTGGACCGGCTGTTCGCGGAGGCCGAGCGGGCGATCGGCGAGGGCGCGACGGTCCTCGTGCTCACCGATCGCGCGATCGGCCCGGAGCGGGCGCCGATCCCGGCGCTGCTCGCCGCCGCCGGGCTGCACCACCACCTGATCCGCGCCGGGCTGCGCAACCACGCCGGCATCGTCCTCGAGGGGGGCGAGCCGCGCGAGGTCATGCACTTCGCGCTGCTCTTCGGCTACGGGACCAACGCCGTCTGCCCGACCACGGCGCTCGCGACGGTCCGCGAGCTGGCCGAGGGCGGTCTCCTCGAGACGCCGGTGACCCCGGCGCAGGCGCTGGACAACTACATCACCGCCCTCAAGAAAGGGCTCCTCAAGACCTTCAGCCGCATGGGCATCTCGACGCTGCGCAGCTTCTTCGGCTCGCAGATCTTCGAGGCGGTGGGGATCGGCGCGGCCGTCGTCGACCGCTACTTCGCGGGGACGCCCTCGCGCATCGGCGGCATCGGCCTGGAGCAGATCGCCAGCGATGCCAACGCCCGCCACCGCGGCGGCTGGTGCGAGAGCGGCTGCCCCGCCGGCCTGCTCGAGAGCGGCGGCGACTACCACCTGCGGGTCGACGGCGAGAGCCACACGCTCGGCCCCGTGGCGATCTCGAAGCTCCAGGAGGCGGTGCGCCGCAACGACGAGCGCATCTTCAGGGAGTACGTCGCGGCGGTCAACGCGGGGCTGCGCCGCACCACGCTCCGCGGTCAGCTCGACTTCGTGCCCGGCGCGCCCGTCCCCCTCGGGGAGGTGGAGCCGGAGGAGGCGATCATCCGGCGCTTCGTCTCGGCGGCGATGAGCTTCGGCTCGATCAGCCCGGAGGCGCACGAGGCGATCGCGATCGCGATGAACCGCCTCGGCGCGCGGAGCAACTGCGGCGAGGGGGGCGAGGACCCGGCGCGCGCCGTGCCGCTGCCCAACGGCGACTCGCGGCGCTCGCGCGTGCGGCAAGTGGCCTCGGGACGCTTCGGCGTGACGCTCGAGTACCTGCGGGGCGCCGACGAGCTGCAGATCAAGGTCGCCCAGGGCGCCAAGCCCGGCGAGGGCGGGCAGCTCCCGGGGCACAAGGTCAGCCGCGACATCGCCCGCGTCCGTCACACCACCCCGTACGTGACGCTGATCTCGCCGCCGCCGCACCACGACATCTACTCGATCGAGGACCTGGCGCAGCTGATCTTCGACCTCAAGGTCGCGAACCCGTCCGCCCGCGTCTCGGTGAAGCTCGTCTCGGAGGCCGGCGTCGGCACCATCGCCTCGGGCGTCGCGAAGGCCAAGGCCGACATGGTGCTCATCTCGGGCTTTGATGGCGGCACCGGCGCCTCGCCGCTGACCGCGATCCGCCACTGCGGGCTCCCCTGGGAGCTGGGCCTCGCCGAGACACAGCAGTCGCTCGTCGCCAACCGCCTGCGCGACCGCATCCGCGTCCAGGTCGACGGCCAGCTGCGCACGGGGCGCGACCTGGCGATCGCGGCGCTGCTCGGGGCCGAGGAGTTCGGCTTCGGCACGATCGTGCTCGTCGCCCTCGGCTGCATCATGATGCGCAAGTGCCACCTCAACACCTGCCCCGTCGGCGTGGCCACGCAGGACCCGGAGCTGCGCCGGCGTTTCGGCGGCGCGGCCGACCACGTGGAGCGGTTCTTCCGCTTCCTCGCGCGCGACCTGCGCGAGCAGATGGCGGCCCTCGGCTTCCGCACCGTCGACGAGATGGTCGGGCGCACCGAGCGGCTCGCGGCGGCGCCGGCGGCGGACCACCCCAAGGCCCGCCTGCTGGACTTCACGGCCGTCGTGCGCCCGCGCATCTTCGACGCGGGGGAGCCGGCCCGCCGCTGCGTGCGGACGCAGGAGCACGAGCTGGCCGCCCACTTCGACCACGAGCTGATCCGCCGCGCGGCGCCGGCGCTCGAGCGGGGCGAGCCGGTCGCGATCGCGCTGCCGGTGCGCAACGTGCACCGCACCGTCGGCACGCTGCTGGCGGGCGAGGTGCTGGCGCGCTTCGGCGCGGCCGGGCTGCCGGACGGCGCGATCGCGCTCACGCTCAGCGGCTCGGTCGGCCAGAGCGCGGGCGCCTTCCTCTGCGCCGGCATCACGCTGCGGATCGAGGGCGACGCCAACGACTACGTCGGCAAGGGGCTCTCGGGCGGGCGCATCGTCGTCGTCCCCCCCCCGGGCGCGACCTTCGTGCCGCACCAGAGCACGATCGCCGGCAACGTGGTGCTCTACGGCGCCACCGGCGGCGAGGTCTTCCTCAACGGTCGCGCCGGCGAGCGCTTCGCGGTGCGCAACAGCGGCGCCGCGGCGGTCGTCGAGGGCGTCGGCGACCACGGCTGCGAGTACATGACCGGCGGCACGGTGGTCGTGCTCGGCCGCACCGGCGTGAACTTCGCGGCCGGCATGTCGGGGGGCGTGGCGTATGTCTACGACGAGACCGGTCTCTTCGACACGCGCTGCAACCTGGACATGGTCGACCTCGAGGGAGTCTGGATTCCCTCCGACCAGGCCGAGCTGCGCGCCCTGATCGAGCGGCACCTGGCGCTCACCGGCAGCGCGCAGGCGCGCATGCTGCTCGAGAGCTGGCAGTCGCGGCTGCCGTATTTCGTCAAGGTCATGCCGATCGAGTACCGCACCTCCCTCGAGCGGATGCGCCGGGAGGCGGAGCTGCAGGCGGAGACGGTGTCGGCGACGGAAGAGGTGTTTGACTAG
- a CDS encoding hydrogenase iron-sulfur subunit has protein sequence MGSSKITALCCQKALYAGLKPEETTRAWVEGVQIIETPCSGKVDPIYLLKAFEKGADGVVVLACDQRLCSTIEGAKRIHKRVARAQALLAEAGIEPERLVLRIVRRPALRSLEALFAPIKETIAELGPSPVR, from the coding sequence ATGGGCAGCAGCAAGATCACCGCACTGTGTTGTCAGAAGGCGCTCTACGCCGGCCTCAAGCCCGAGGAGACGACCCGGGCCTGGGTGGAGGGCGTGCAGATCATCGAGACCCCCTGCTCCGGCAAGGTGGACCCGATCTACCTGCTCAAGGCCTTCGAAAAGGGGGCCGACGGCGTCGTCGTGCTCGCGTGCGACCAGCGCCTCTGCTCCACCATCGAGGGGGCGAAGCGGATCCACAAACGGGTCGCGCGCGCGCAGGCGCTGCTGGCGGAGGCGGGGATCGAGCCCGAGCGCCTCGTGCTGCGCATCGTGCGCCGGCCGGCGCTGCGCTCGCTCGAGGCGCTGTTCGCGCCGATCAAGGAAACCATCGCGGAGCTCGGGCCCTCGCCCGTCCGCTGA